CAATTTAGAATAAAAACGGACTACCGCTCCCGGTGTCGTAGTAATCATAGGTATTGCTGCGTCTAGATTAAAAGTAGTTACCGCAGGTGTTGTACAAAGCTTAAGTACAGCATCCTGTACCGTAGGGCTTGTTCCCCCAATAACTTTAACCGTAGCTTCTCCAGGACACTGACTTCCCGGAGTCATTACTTTTATCAAATATACTCCCGGCTCAGTAGCAACATAGATCGCACTGGTTGCTCCAGGGATCAAAACGCCATCCTTATACCACTGGAAGGTCATTCCCGGCACGAGTTCCAATAGAGCTTTCAATGTCTTAGGGGTATTATCACACATATTGATTGTACCTGGCAGAGTTGCTCCGTTTTCATCTACAATTTTAACCCCAACATCAAACGATCCTCCTTCCAGGAAAACTGCAGAATCTAAGCTTTGGTCTTTCCCATCCGCAATAACCATTTTGAAGTGGTAGGTTTCCCCAGGAATTACAGTCGCAATAGCAGTTAAAGGGATTGTTCTCCCAGCATAATTGATTCCTAAGTGCGGCACATTAATTCCAGCAAAATAAGCTTCATTGATAGGACCACAGGAAAACCCTGGTCCGCTCGGAACAATATTCGTTGCACTCACCGGTCCTGCGTTTCCAGGCAATACTGCTAAATTAGTATAAGTAGGATCCCCTACTTTTTTCAACAAAAGTGCAAAAGCATCAGAAAATCCCTGGCAAGGGTAGCCTCCGGAATATTCTTCAGAAGCAAATATGTAATTAAATCTTACCTGAGTAGAATTAGGTACAAAATCAAATTCAAGAGAAACTGCGTCTTTCAATTCTACAGTAGGATTAGTAGCAGCTACAAGATCAGGATCACTTCCTGAATCTACTTGTCCACTCATATCAGTAGTAAAGCTATTTCCGGCATCTTTTGCATAACCGGTCGTCAGTACAATCCCATCTTTAAAGGGAAAATCTGCTGTTCCTCTATTGAAATACCCCCAAAATCTATCGGGATTAAATATGGTATGGTTAGGAGACACTGTAACATTGCTAATATTTGCTGTTGTACAGGTACTTCCCCCATTAATCAGAATATCTTTTACTAACTGTTCCGGAAAATACCCTGTAGCCGGATAGGGTGCAACATTTACATTTATAAAGTTACCTGCTTTCGCACTTGGTCCTGTAGGCTTTGTTTTTGCAGTTTTTCTATTGGGACTTACCTGTGAGAATGCAGAAGCAGAAGTCAGTAAAAATGTGAAAAGAAAAAAGTAGTGTTTAAATCTATAATGCAACATTTTGATATGATTTTGCCCAAATGTAGCAAAAATAACGATATAAAATCAGCATTCCAGACACTTATTATTCACTTTTCCATAAAAATCAACAATAAATATATTTTATTTTTAAACAAATTGCAAATAAAAAGAAATTCGATCACAAAAAAACAGATCAATCGCATTGACCTGTTTTTGTATTTCTGATTTTTTTTTCAAAAATTATTTACTCTTCATTTTTTAATTGATCGATTTCATTTTTTAGTTGAGCAATAATATCCTTTAAAGCCTTTATTTCATTTTTATTTGAACTTACATTGCTTTTCAGGATAGCATTTTTAGCCTTTTCATTGTGGTCTTCTTCCTCTTCTTCTTCGTTAATTTCTTCAATATCCTCGCTGATTTCTTCAATGTCTTCCTGAATATCTTCGATATCTTCATTAATCTCCTCAATATCTTCACTAATCTCTTCGATATCCTCACTAATTTCCTCAATATCTTCCTGAATATCTTCAATATCCTCCTGGATATCTTCAATTTTCTCATGGCTTTTATTGACAGACATCTGAATAAAGATTGCGAGATAAATAGCCTCCAGGGAAAGTACCGTAGTAAGAATCAGCAGCATTTTATCAAAATCAACAATATTCAGCATCGGAAGCAAAAACGAAGTCACAAACAATAGAGTATGTACAATCAGAGATTGAATAGATCCTATCCATGATGTAATACTATCTGCTATTTTCTCAAGAACTTCACCTTTTTCGCTATATTTTTTCATCCTTTATATTTTTACAACAGTTCTTTAGTTACGCCTAATCCAAACAAGGCAAAATCATATTTTGCAGGATCTTTATCATCAAATCGTCTGATGGCTATATCCAGTTCTTCCACCGTTTTCCAATCATTCTGTGTTCTTTCCAGCAATCCCAGTTTTCTTGAAATATTTCCGGTATGTACATCTAATGGGATAGACAGGTATTTCTGATCAATATCTTTCCAGATTCCAAAGTCTACACCGCGCTTATCCTTACGTACCATCCATCTCAGAAACATAATGATTCTTTTGGCCGAAGAATTTTTGTAAGGTGAACTGATATGCTTATGACTTCTATGTTTTTCCGTTTCCAGAAAACCACTTCTGAATCTTTCTATCGCATGCTGGAAGTTGGTTTCAGAGTCATTTACCTTAAACAGTTCTTCCAGGCTTTCATTTTCTTTATAAATCCTGTTGAACTGTTTAATAAAGTAAGAAAAGTCCTCTCCGTTAAAAGTTCTGTGAATACTTTTATCCTGAATATCTTTTAAATCTTTTTCGGAATAATTCAATACAAAATCATAGGGAGAATTTCCCATGATATCAAGTATTTTATTAGCCGAATTGATGATTGACTTTCTGTTTCCCCACGAAATAGTTGCCGCTAAAAAACCTGCTATTTCAATGTCCTGCTTTAATGAAAAACGATGGGGTATCTGTATGGGGTCATTTTCTATAAAATCAGGAGCATTATATTGATCTGCCTTTTCATCCAGAAAGCTTCTAAGCTCTTCAAACTTCAACATATTTATTTAAATTTTTACACTTTCCAACGCTTTTGGAAGAAACGAATTAGGAAAAATATTTCTTGCTTCATCGGTAAATACCGTCAGATCAGCATATCGGTTGGAGAAATGACCTAAAATCAGTTTTCCAACCTGGGCTTTCTGGGCAATTGTAGCCGCTTCCAATGCAGTGGTATGGCCCGTATAATCTGCCATTTCCTTCAGATCATGAAGGAAAGTAGATTCGTGATACAGAACCGTAGCATTTTTAATGATTGGAATTACACTTTCAAGATAACGAGTATCACTGCAAAATGCGTATGATACTGGTGGAGCCGGATCAAGGGTCAGCACTTCATTTTTAAGAACATAACCATCGCTTAATACAAAATCCTTTCCTGCTTTTATGTTATGATAATCGCAGCTTTCGATTTCACTGTATTTGGCAATTTCTTTCATATTCAGATGTCTATCCTTTGGTTTTTCTTTAAAAAGATAGCCATTACAGTAGATTCTATGATCCAATGGGATCGTATATACCTCTACTCTATTATCTTCATAGATTTTTTCGGAATAATCCTTATCCAGTTCATGATAAACCACTTCGAAGCCACGATGTGTTTCTGTAATCTGAAAGATCGTCTCCAACATTTTCTTTATTCCTTTCGGACCATAAACATGTAATGGGTTCTCCCTTCCTAAAAGACGGAAAGAAGCAATAAGCCCCGGAAGTCCAAAACAATGGTCTCCATGAAGATGAGAAATAAAAATATGATTGATCTTTGAAAATCTGGCTTTGGCTTTTCTCAGCTGCACCTGGGTTCCTTCCCCACAATCGATCAGGAAGTTCCTTTCTTCCATTTCCAGTAACTGGGCTGTTGGTGAGGTATTGACCGTAGGAATTGCTGAATTAAAACCTAATATTGTTAAATAAGTACTCAAATCAATTGTTTATTGTAACAAATGTACGACAGAAATTTTAAAACATATATTTTACCGCTAAATTTAAGCAGGAAAAGCATAAAAAAACCACTTCCTATAAAAAGGAAATGGTTTATATTTATCTGTAATACGGATTACTTTACTTTTAAAAAATCCATAAACAAATCTAGTGCCTGCTTACGGTGGCTAATCTTGTTTTTATCTGCTGGATCCATTTCTGCAAAGGTTCTCTCATACCCTTCAGGAACGAATATCGGATCATATCCAAATCCTTTAAATCCTTTATTTTCCATTAATAGATTTCCATGAACTCTTCCTTCAAAATATTGGGCTCCATTTTCATCATAGTAGCATAAAACAGTCACGAAATAAGCTTTTCTGTTTTCTATTCCCTGCATTTCCTCCAACACTTTTTCGATATTTTTAGCAAAATCGTGATCTCCGGCATAACGGGCAGAAAATATTCCCGGTCTTCCCTCTAAAGATTCTACCACAAGTCCGCTATCATCGCCTAAACTGGGAACGCCTGTCTTTTCAAAACAGTATTTAGCTTTAATCAAAGCATTGGCATGAAAAGAATCTCCATCTTCTACAATTTCTTCATGAATATTATAATCTGTAAGGCTTTTAACAATACAGTCATCGCCTAAAATCTGCTGAATCTCTTCTTTTTTATGCTCGTTGTGGGTAGCTACCAATAATTCCATTTCTATATTCATTTTCAATTTTACTTTTATAATTGCTGTTGATTACATCTCAGAGTAATGTACTTTATATTTCTTCATAAAAAGATAGTAGAACAAAGAAAAAAGTACAATTCCTACGGCTAAAATCAGCCATTCTGAAACATTAAAAACTTTTGCAAAACTTTCCTCTTTACCATACAGCACCAATAAGGATAGCGTCAGGTTATTAAATGCATGTAATAATATGGGCATCAATAAAGACTTGGTTTTATGATATACCAATCCCAAAACACATCCCAGCATTACAGCACTGATAAACTGCCAGGGATTTCCGTGAACGATTCCGAAAATAATAGATGCATATAAAATAGCTTTCCAAGGTGCAACTCCTTTATTAATCAATCCTTTTTGAATAATTCCTCTAAATATAATCTCTTCGAAAACAGGAGCCATAATCACCGTCATGATAATCATAACGACAGGATTATCTGTTAATTGGCTCATAAGCTGAGTGAAATATTCATAGAAATCTCCAAAAAAAGGCCCTGAAGTTGGAATCAGTGTTGTGGTAAACTCTGATATAAACATCATCCCGGCCATCATTGGAAAAATAAGGAGATACGTAGAAAAGTTAACGGAGGAAAGGTTAAAATTAAGTTTCTGTTGGGTGGTTCTTCTTACAATAAAAAAATCAAAGAAAGCAATTGCCATAACAAATCCTACAGAATTGGCTACCATCAGGAACCAGTCTTTCAATTCAAGATTTTCTTTGAATACTACTTTCCAAAAGGTACTGAATAAAGACACAGCCATCGTCCCCACAAACAATCCAACCACTAAAGTAACAGCGCCCAGCCATGTGAAAGTAAACTTCGGATACCTGCTATTTTCCATTCTTTTTCTCTGTAAAAGTTTATTGAAACAAAGATAATTTTTTTGAATGCCACAGGCAACTAA
This Chryseobacterium sp. G0162 DNA region includes the following protein-coding sequences:
- a CDS encoding choice-of-anchor L domain-containing protein, producing MLHYRFKHYFFLFTFLLTSASAFSQVSPNRKTAKTKPTGPSAKAGNFINVNVAPYPATGYFPEQLVKDILINGGSTCTTANISNVTVSPNHTIFNPDRFWGYFNRGTADFPFKDGIVLTTGYAKDAGNSFTTDMSGQVDSGSDPDLVAATNPTVELKDAVSLEFDFVPNSTQVRFNYIFASEEYSGGYPCQGFSDAFALLLKKVGDPTYTNLAVLPGNAGPVSATNIVPSGPGFSCGPINEAYFAGINVPHLGINYAGRTIPLTAIATVIPGETYHFKMVIADGKDQSLDSAVFLEGGSFDVGVKIVDENGATLPGTINMCDNTPKTLKALLELVPGMTFQWYKDGVLIPGATSAIYVATEPGVYLIKVMTPGSQCPGEATVKVIGGTSPTVQDAVLKLCTTPAVTTFNLDAAIPMITTTPGAVVRFYSKLPDAQAQNNNNIKNTTSYNGNDGEVLHVLVTNGGFCSRIATLTLNKEATPTAGLNVAKLKICLGESVLMTATGGVTYEWKDTASVTDGTRTVSPTKTTTYSVYAIGAQGCKSPTPAEVTIEVVPAIVSTLKGGHICEGDRITLDAGSGPGYTYEWNTGDTTQSISVNKPGEYTVTIKNGVCSKEFKTQVIKAVVPEIIKVNYNDRGTMILTASNPSNGVLEYSVDNGLTWQASNTFTNVPKNEIISIRVRVKNTSCVGFLEYFTFVMKNVITPNGDNINDIIDFRGIVKYKGFSGMIFDRYGKEVFRAEKFRPYWDGYFQGKRLPSSSYWYQVTFEDPASKLPTVKTGWILLKNIE
- a CDS encoding DUF1003 domain-containing protein; amino-acid sequence: MKKYSEKGEVLEKIADSITSWIGSIQSLIVHTLLFVTSFLLPMLNIVDFDKMLLILTTVLSLEAIYLAIFIQMSVNKSHEKIEDIQEDIEDIQEDIEEISEDIEEISEDIEEINEDIEDIQEDIEEISEDIEEINEEEEEEDHNEKAKNAILKSNVSSNKNEIKALKDIIAQLKNEIDQLKNEE
- a CDS encoding TIGR02757 family protein; this translates as MLKFEELRSFLDEKADQYNAPDFIENDPIQIPHRFSLKQDIEIAGFLAATISWGNRKSIINSANKILDIMGNSPYDFVLNYSEKDLKDIQDKSIHRTFNGEDFSYFIKQFNRIYKENESLEELFKVNDSETNFQHAIERFRSGFLETEKHRSHKHISSPYKNSSAKRIIMFLRWMVRKDKRGVDFGIWKDIDQKYLSIPLDVHTGNISRKLGLLERTQNDWKTVEELDIAIRRFDDKDPAKYDFALFGLGVTKELL
- a CDS encoding ribonuclease Z, translated to MSTYLTILGFNSAIPTVNTSPTAQLLEMEERNFLIDCGEGTQVQLRKAKARFSKINHIFISHLHGDHCFGLPGLIASFRLLGRENPLHVYGPKGIKKMLETIFQITETHRGFEVVYHELDKDYSEKIYEDNRVEVYTIPLDHRIYCNGYLFKEKPKDRHLNMKEIAKYSEIESCDYHNIKAGKDFVLSDGYVLKNEVLTLDPAPPVSYAFCSDTRYLESVIPIIKNATVLYHESTFLHDLKEMADYTGHTTALEAATIAQKAQVGKLILGHFSNRYADLTVFTDEARNIFPNSFLPKALESVKI
- the rdgB gene encoding RdgB/HAM1 family non-canonical purine NTP pyrophosphatase — translated: MNIEMELLVATHNEHKKEEIQQILGDDCIVKSLTDYNIHEEIVEDGDSFHANALIKAKYCFEKTGVPSLGDDSGLVVESLEGRPGIFSARYAGDHDFAKNIEKVLEEMQGIENRKAYFVTVLCYYDENGAQYFEGRVHGNLLMENKGFKGFGYDPIFVPEGYERTFAEMDPADKNKISHRKQALDLFMDFLKVK
- a CDS encoding CPBP family intramembrane glutamic endopeptidase, with product MENSRYPKFTFTWLGAVTLVVGLFVGTMAVSLFSTFWKVVFKENLELKDWFLMVANSVGFVMAIAFFDFFIVRRTTQQKLNFNLSSVNFSTYLLIFPMMAGMMFISEFTTTLIPTSGPFFGDFYEYFTQLMSQLTDNPVVMIIMTVIMAPVFEEIIFRGIIQKGLINKGVAPWKAILYASIIFGIVHGNPWQFISAVMLGCVLGLVYHKTKSLLMPILLHAFNNLTLSLLVLYGKEESFAKVFNVSEWLILAVGIVLFSLFYYLFMKKYKVHYSEM